The nucleotide window CGGCTACGGGAATAACGCTTTTGCAAGAGCTGCCACATTATCAGTGTTGCTTGCTTTAATCGCCCTTATTGTGACAGGGCTTCAGTGGCTACTTTTACGCCGCTCTAAAGTAATGGAAACAAGCTATATCGATCATACGCCAAGAGTAGATTTAGGAAAGTGGCGCAGCTTAGTCGAAATCATCGTTTGGGCAATTGTTCTATTATTTAGCATCGTGCCCCTGCTTTCCATGCTAAAGACTTCGTTCGTCAAAACATATGGCATGTCTCTGACGCTCGATACATTCACGCTCTACAATTACAACTTTTTGCTTTACGACTATAACAAAGTTGGAGATGCCCTACAGACGAGCACGATATTAGCGATTGCCACAGCTGTTATTTGTGTCGTTGCAGGGACTATTATTGCGTATATGCGGATTCGGAAAAACTCAATATTTTTGAAAACACTTGAGCTGATTGTCGCTATTCCGTACACATTACCAGGGATGGTGTTGGCTTTGGCGATGATCCTTGCATGGATGCAGCCAATTCCGGGTTGGAACCCTGGCATATACGGCTCCATCTGGATTTTACTTATTGCCTATGTTACACGTTTTATGTTTTTGCAAGTGCGAGGCAGCAGTACAGCGATTATGCAAGTGTCTGCTGACTTAGAGGAGGCCGCACATATTAGCGGTGCTTCGGTATGGGCGAAATGGAAATCGATTTTACTGCCACTGTTTTTACCGGGTATTATTAGCGGCTCTGTTCTTGTCATTTTAAATACATTAACAGAATTAACGGTCTCTTCCCTGTTATGGTCAAGCGGTGCTGAAACAATCGGCGTGCTAATTTATAACTTTGAACAAGCCGGGTACACGACATACTCAACGGCGTTCTCCGCTATTGTTTTACTATACATGTCTATTTTCGCCGGACTACTCTATGGGATAAGTGCATTAATACGTAGAAAGAGGGTTTCGCATGATCACTGAATTAAAAAATATAAAAAAATCTTTCGGCTCCACAGATGTGTTAAAAGGAATCGATTTAACAATTGAAAATGGTGAATTTGTAGCGATTGTCGGTCCTTCAGGCTGTGGTAAAACGACTTTGCTGAAAATTCTCGCTGGATTTGAACGTCCAACGAGCGGCGAACTTTTAATGGATGACGCATTAATGAATCAGGTACCGCCAGAACACCGCAATATTAGCTTAGTATTCCAATCATT belongs to Solibacillus sp. FSL W7-1436 and includes:
- a CDS encoding ABC transporter permease, with amino-acid sequence MTDFTTQSNTKATQKSSALLLSKKGLITLSSVLIFIFFIVPILRLVWQSFQYDGALSLEHYMTILSEPFTWNMLKNTAFIVIVSTILALVLGVTFAWIMAYTNFRGKKWIQIFIMLPFIIPSYIVTIAWTQFVKDLPITVNLYSLTGIAFLLGVSHFPLVYMFTVNVLKRIPKELEWAIRTSGGSRIKTFLVVTLPLSLPGIIGGGMIAFLSNLDNFGIPAFLGIPANITVLSTAIFQEVIGYGNNAFARAATLSVLLALIALIVTGLQWLLLRRSKVMETSYIDHTPRVDLGKWRSLVEIIVWAIVLLFSIVPLLSMLKTSFVKTYGMSLTLDTFTLYNYNFLLYDYNKVGDALQTSTILAIATAVICVVAGTIIAYMRIRKNSIFLKTLELIVAIPYTLPGMVLALAMILAWMQPIPGWNPGIYGSIWILLIAYVTRFMFLQVRGSSTAIMQVSADLEEAAHISGASVWAKWKSILLPLFLPGIISGSVLVILNTLTELTVSSLLWSSGAETIGVLIYNFEQAGYTTYSTAFSAIVLLYMSIFAGLLYGISALIRRKRVSHDH